In Streptomyces nodosus, one DNA window encodes the following:
- the nrtL gene encoding ArgS-related anticodon-binding protein NrtL, whose protein sequence is MTLVELSRTVLHAVRSAVADGELDVAVPPRVVVGPPGPGGCGDYATNVALQLARPAGRAPLDVAEILRLRIRETAGVADVEITGPGFLNIRLERAAATAATAALVREILDRRGGGTPGAPGDLSASGIHDIAGAPGISRTRSTSGTHSTTSTFGTSSTSSTPHPPYGHTTTLNGHVIPLRIPYDMRAEVVADALVRIIATQGGRVEVAHARPGERVDLRPVPAAEDPAPLGPDAARWALLYPASRDRPRITADHLLQRESNPLFRVRYAHARTRALGRNAARLGFDAIPGDVPDAGAVVRALAEYPDVLAQAGAQRAPDRLARHLVVLADALLAVQHTVLPLGDEKPSAAHRARLALAEAVGTVLAGGLSLLGISAPEHL, encoded by the coding sequence GTGACTCTCGTCGAGCTCTCCCGCACCGTGCTGCACGCGGTGCGTTCTGCCGTGGCGGACGGGGAGCTGGATGTGGCCGTGCCGCCACGGGTGGTGGTCGGGCCGCCGGGGCCCGGGGGGTGCGGTGACTACGCCACCAATGTCGCCCTCCAGTTGGCCCGGCCGGCCGGGAGGGCGCCGCTCGACGTGGCGGAGATTCTGCGGCTACGGATCAGGGAGACGGCCGGGGTCGCCGATGTCGAGATCACCGGGCCCGGTTTTCTCAATATCCGGCTCGAACGGGCCGCCGCCACGGCCGCCACAGCCGCGCTCGTCCGGGAGATTCTCGATCGCCGGGGCGGTGGCACTCCCGGTGCCCCCGGCGACCTGAGTGCCTCCGGTATTCACGACATCGCCGGCGCCCCCGGCATCTCCCGCACCCGCAGTACCTCCGGTACACACAGCACCACCAGCACCTTCGGCACCTCCAGCACTTCCAGCACCCCCCACCCCCCCTACGGCCACACCACCACCCTGAACGGCCACGTCATCCCCCTCCGCATCCCCTACGACATGCGCGCCGAAGTGGTCGCGGACGCGCTGGTGCGGATCATCGCCACCCAGGGCGGCCGCGTCGAGGTCGCGCATGCGCGGCCGGGGGAGCGGGTGGATCTGCGGCCCGTTCCGGCGGCCGAGGATCCCGCGCCGCTCGGTCCCGACGCCGCCCGCTGGGCGTTGCTGTATCCCGCCAGCCGCGACCGGCCGCGGATCACCGCCGATCATCTGCTGCAACGCGAGAGCAATCCGCTCTTCCGCGTGCGTTACGCCCACGCCCGGACCCGTGCGCTCGGCCGTAACGCGGCCCGCCTCGGCTTCGACGCGATCCCCGGTGACGTACCGGACGCCGGTGCCGTCGTCCGGGCGCTCGCGGAGTATCCCGACGTCCTGGCCCAGGCGGGGGCCCAGCGCGCGCCCGACCGGCTCGCCCGGCATCTCGTCGTCCTCGCCGATGCCCTGCTCGCCGTCCAGCACACCGTCCTCCCGCTCGGTGACGAGAAACCCTCGGCCGCCCACCGGGCCCGGCTGGCGCTCGCCGAAGCCGTCGGGACGGTGCTGGCCGGCGGCCTGTCCCTGCTCGGCATCAGCGCACCCGAACATCTCTGA
- the lysA gene encoding diaminopimelate decarboxylase yields MSRSAHPAGPRYADVLPEGHYTAPPADLNALDPKVWAQTVGRGEDGAVRVGGVDVKVLAEQFGTPAYVLDEADFRERARAWRGAFGQDADVFYAGKAFLSRAVVRWLYEEGLNLDVCSGGELTTALSGGMPAERIAFHGNNKSTEEITRAVESGVGRIVLDSFQEMVRVAHIASSLGKRQRVLIRVTVGVEAHTHEFIATAHEDQKFGIPLAGGQAAEAVRRALRLDGLELVGIHSHIGSQIFDMSGFEVAAHRVVGLLKDIRDEHSVELPEIDLGGGLGIAYTSDDDPREPHEIAKALTEIVGRECEAARLRTPRISVEPGRAIVGPTAFTLYEVGTVKPLDGLRTYVSVDGGMSDNIRTALYDADYSVALVSRASDAEPLLVRVVGKHCESGDIVVRDAFLPADLAPGDLLAVPATGAYCRSMASNYNHVPRPPVVAVNDGEARVIVRRETEEDLLRLDVG; encoded by the coding sequence ATGAGCCGTTCCGCACATCCCGCCGGGCCCCGCTACGCCGACGTCCTGCCCGAGGGCCACTACACGGCGCCACCCGCCGACCTCAACGCCCTCGACCCCAAGGTGTGGGCCCAGACCGTCGGCCGGGGCGAGGACGGTGCTGTCCGGGTCGGCGGCGTCGACGTCAAGGTCCTCGCCGAGCAGTTCGGCACCCCCGCCTATGTGCTCGACGAGGCCGACTTCCGTGAGCGCGCCCGTGCCTGGCGTGGTGCCTTCGGGCAGGACGCCGATGTGTTCTACGCCGGTAAGGCCTTCCTCTCCCGCGCCGTGGTGCGCTGGCTGTACGAAGAGGGGCTGAACCTGGACGTGTGCTCCGGCGGTGAGCTGACCACCGCCCTGTCCGGCGGGATGCCCGCCGAGCGGATCGCCTTCCACGGCAACAACAAGTCCACCGAGGAGATCACCAGGGCGGTCGAGAGCGGCGTCGGGCGGATCGTCCTGGACTCCTTCCAGGAGATGGTGCGGGTCGCGCACATCGCCTCGTCCCTCGGCAAGCGGCAGCGGGTGCTGATCCGTGTCACGGTCGGCGTCGAGGCGCACACCCATGAGTTCATCGCCACCGCGCACGAGGACCAGAAGTTCGGTATTCCGCTCGCCGGCGGTCAGGCCGCCGAGGCGGTGCGCCGTGCGCTCCGGCTCGACGGGCTCGAACTGGTCGGCATCCACAGCCATATCGGCTCACAGATCTTCGACATGTCCGGGTTCGAGGTCGCCGCGCACCGGGTGGTGGGGCTCCTCAAGGACATCCGCGACGAACACTCCGTCGAGCTCCCCGAGATCGACCTCGGCGGCGGGCTCGGTATCGCCTACACCAGCGACGACGACCCCCGTGAGCCGCATGAGATCGCCAAGGCGCTGACCGAGATCGTCGGCCGTGAGTGCGAGGCGGCCCGGCTGCGCACTCCGCGCATCTCCGTCGAGCCTGGGCGCGCCATCGTGGGTCCGACGGCCTTCACGCTGTACGAGGTCGGCACCGTCAAGCCCCTGGACGGATTGCGGACCTACGTCTCCGTCGACGGCGGCATGTCCGACAACATCCGTACCGCGCTCTACGACGCCGACTACAGCGTCGCGCTGGTCTCCCGGGCCTCCGACGCCGAGCCCCTGCTGGTCCGGGTGGTCGGCAAGCACTGCGAGAGCGGGGACATCGTGGTACGGGACGCGTTCCTGCCCGCCGATCTGGCGCCCGGCGACCTGCTGGCGGTGCCTGCCACCGGGGCGTACTGCCGTTCGATGGCCAGCAACTACAACCATGTGCCGCGCCCGCCGGTGGTGGCCGTGAACGACGGCGAGGCTCGGGTGATCGTCCGACGTGAGACGGAGGAGGATCTGCTGCGTCTCGACGTGGGGTGA
- a CDS encoding homoserine dehydrogenase, which produces MRTRPLKVALLGCGVVGSEVARIMMTHADDLAARIGAPVELAGVAVRRPSKVRAGIPAELITTDATALVKRGDIDVVIEVIGGIEPARTLITAAFEHGASVVSANKALLARDGAALHAVAEEHGEDLYYEAAVAGAIPLIRPLRESLAGDKVNRVLGIVNGTTNFILDKMDSTGAGYQEALDEATVLGYAEADPTADVEGFDAAAKAAILAGIAFHTRVRLDDVYREGMTEVTAADFASAKQMGCTIKLLAICERAADGGSVTARVHPAMIPLTHPLASVRGAYNAVFVEADAAGQLMFYGPGAGGAPTASAVLGDLVAVCRNRLGGATGPGESAYAALPVSPMGEVVTRYHISLDVDDKPGVLAQVATVFAEHDVSIDTVRQQSRNQGGGEAVAAEQGGAEHRPVGEASLVVVTHRASDASLAGTVEALRSLDTVRGVASIMRVEGE; this is translated from the coding sequence ATGCGTACGCGTCCGCTGAAGGTGGCGCTGCTGGGCTGTGGGGTTGTCGGCTCAGAGGTGGCGCGCATCATGATGACGCACGCCGACGACCTCGCGGCCAGGATCGGGGCCCCCGTGGAACTCGCGGGCGTGGCGGTACGGCGGCCCTCCAAGGTGCGCGCGGGCATTCCCGCCGAGCTGATCACCACCGATGCCACCGCCCTCGTCAAACGCGGCGACATCGATGTGGTGATCGAGGTCATCGGGGGGATCGAGCCCGCCAGGACCCTCATCACCGCCGCCTTCGAGCACGGCGCGTCGGTGGTGTCGGCCAACAAGGCCCTGCTCGCCCGGGACGGGGCCGCGCTGCACGCCGTCGCCGAGGAGCACGGCGAGGACCTCTACTACGAGGCCGCCGTCGCCGGTGCCATCCCGCTGATCCGGCCGCTGCGCGAGTCCCTCGCCGGTGACAAGGTCAACCGGGTGCTCGGCATCGTCAACGGCACCACCAACTTCATCCTCGACAAGATGGACTCCACGGGCGCCGGCTATCAGGAGGCCCTCGACGAGGCCACCGTCCTCGGGTACGCGGAGGCCGACCCGACCGCCGATGTCGAGGGGTTCGACGCCGCCGCCAAGGCCGCCATCCTGGCCGGGATCGCCTTCCACACCCGGGTGCGTCTCGACGACGTCTACCGTGAGGGCATGACCGAGGTCACCGCCGCCGACTTCGCCTCCGCCAAGCAGATGGGCTGCACCATCAAGCTGCTCGCCATCTGTGAGCGCGCGGCCGACGGGGGCTCGGTCACCGCCCGGGTGCACCCCGCCATGATTCCGCTGACCCACCCGCTCGCCTCCGTGCGCGGCGCGTACAACGCGGTCTTCGTGGAGGCGGACGCCGCCGGCCAGCTGATGTTCTACGGCCCGGGCGCGGGCGGCGCCCCGACCGCGTCCGCCGTGCTCGGCGACCTGGTGGCCGTGTGCCGCAACCGGCTCGGCGGTGCCACCGGACCCGGTGAGTCCGCCTATGCCGCGCTGCCCGTGTCCCCGATGGGCGAGGTGGTCACTCGCTATCACATCAGCCTCGACGTGGACGACAAGCCGGGTGTTCTCGCCCAGGTCGCCACCGTCTTCGCCGAGCACGACGTCTCGATCGACACCGTTCGCCAGCAGAGCAGGAACCAGGGCGGCGGCGAGGCGGTCGCCGCCGAACAGGGCGGAGCCGAGCACCGGCCGGTCGGGGAGGCGTCCCTGGTCGTCGTCACCCACCGTGCGTCCGACGCGTCCCTGGCCGGGACCGTCGAGGCACTGCGCAGTCTCGACACCGTGCGGGGTGTCGCCAGCATCATGCGGGTTGAAGGAGAGTAA